Proteins encoded together in one Candidatus Bathyarchaeota archaeon window:
- a CDS encoding fumarate hydratase, producing MVSDVVFELLRRAVISIPRDVIRALEDAYAREKEYLAKSQLKVILKNIEMAEEQGLPVCQDTGIPSFIIELGSEVRVEGDLRRGIYRGVERATKEVPLRSNVIHPFTKENPGTNVGWCLPYIYFELKPGSGDLRIMAIPKGLGSEAKTALYYVASSEPIMEAVAFCVLDAVKEASGEPCPPYILGVGIGGTGELAVLNSKKASLKRVGLRNRDPILEGLELRLLEAVNKTGIGPMGLGGSTTALDVHVEVCGSHTAATPVAVSFQCWAARRAEAVIKPEGDVEYLEP from the coding sequence TTGGTAAGCGATGTCGTGTTTGAGCTCTTAAGAAGGGCTGTGATAAGTATCCCCAGGGACGTTATAAGGGCGTTGGAGGATGCATATGCGAGGGAGAAGGAGTATTTGGCTAAATCCCAGCTTAAAGTGATCCTTAAGAATATAGAAATGGCTGAGGAGCAGGGTTTACCGGTGTGCCAGGATACGGGCATCCCCTCATTCATCATCGAGCTGGGCTCTGAGGTCAGGGTCGAAGGCGATTTAAGGAGAGGAATTTACAGAGGAGTCGAGAGGGCTACGAAGGAGGTGCCGCTTAGGAGCAACGTTATTCATCCGTTCACCAAGGAGAACCCGGGTACCAATGTGGGGTGGTGCCTACCTTATATCTACTTCGAGTTGAAACCTGGGAGCGGCGATTTAAGGATTATGGCGATCCCGAAGGGCTTGGGATCCGAGGCTAAGACCGCTCTCTACTATGTGGCTTCCAGCGAGCCCATTATGGAGGCTGTAGCCTTCTGCGTCTTGGATGCTGTGAAGGAGGCGTCCGGAGAGCCCTGTCCGCCCTACATCTTAGGAGTGGGGATCGGCGGGACGGGGGAGCTCGCAGTCTTAAATTCTAAGAAGGCCTCATTGAAGAGGGTCGGCCTTAGAAATAGAGATCCAATTTTGGAGGGCCTTGAGCTGAGGCTCCTCGAGGCAGTAAATAAGACGGGGATAGGCCCCATGGGTTTGGGGGGATCAACCACCGCCTTGGATGTCCACGTAGAGGTTTGCGGATCCCATACCGCAGCCACCCCTGTAGCTGTATCCTTCCAATGCTGGGCGGCTAGGAGAGCCGAGGCTGTGATCAAACCTGAAGGCGACGTGGAATACTTAGAACCTTAA
- a CDS encoding rod shape-determining protein has translation MPNLGLDVGTGYCKAYTSNGRVMFPSLVLMRERNVWNRIKRRPMILVGEEAEEAINERGRIIRPISEGRILHEEAYTILVKDALDRLRLKPEETRAVAGTLSRVTEEELNKLGDLLENSVGLAGVQIYPASLGTLISMGLESGIILDIGEGATNLLAVEDREIVDFSTTIVAVDTVLNAVKARLSTEFTVDLRMEEVRLLAISMKDKIKKYTAAGVKDLTADEIKEMVRRESLYFAEEIAEMLRTILKKASTGMLENIVMTGGGTYFFDEPLRSLLPEISFKKPPDPSFANAEGLYKIAEAIFQEAPQAAQPITEPKTEPTRTEIPERITITPSGEHYEGLAT, from the coding sequence TTGCCTAATCTGGGATTGGACGTCGGAACAGGATACTGTAAAGCTTATACCTCAAATGGAAGAGTTATGTTCCCCAGCCTCGTTTTGATGCGGGAACGTAACGTCTGGAATCGTATCAAGCGTAGACCTATGATCCTGGTGGGGGAGGAGGCTGAGGAGGCTATAAATGAGAGGGGACGCATAATCAGGCCCATCTCAGAAGGCAGAATACTGCATGAAGAGGCCTACACAATACTCGTTAAGGATGCCCTGGATAGGTTGAGGCTTAAACCCGAGGAGACCAGGGCTGTAGCAGGAACCCTATCCCGTGTAACGGAGGAGGAGTTGAACAAACTGGGGGACCTCCTGGAAAACTCCGTGGGCCTAGCTGGGGTTCAGATATATCCCGCGTCTCTGGGGACTCTAATCTCCATGGGACTCGAGTCAGGTATAATACTTGACATAGGGGAGGGGGCGACAAACCTTTTAGCGGTGGAGGATAGAGAGATAGTGGACTTCTCAACCACCATAGTGGCTGTAGACACTGTCTTAAACGCTGTAAAGGCCCGTTTATCTACAGAGTTTACGGTAGACCTGAGAATGGAGGAAGTCAGGCTGCTGGCGATCTCCATGAAGGATAAAATTAAAAAATACACGGCGGCAGGGGTGAAGGATTTAACGGCGGATGAAATAAAGGAGATGGTCAGACGTGAATCATTATACTTTGCGGAGGAGATAGCTGAAATGTTGAGGACCATTTTAAAGAAGGCGAGCACAGGCATGCTCGAGAACATCGTCATGACCGGTGGAGGAACATACTTCTTCGATGAGCCTTTGAGGTCGCTGCTACCCGAGATCTCCTTCAAAAAACCACCCGATCCATCCTTCGCGAACGCCGAGGGCCTCTACAAGATAGCTGAGGCAATATTCCAGGAAGCTCCCCAGGCGGCCCAACCTATAACTGAGCCTAAAACCGAGCCTACAAGAACAGAAATACCTGAGAGAATAACCATAACCCCCTCAGGAGAGCACTATGAAGGTTTGGCCACCTAA
- a CDS encoding DUF917 domain-containing protein — protein sequence MRVLSEQDLEDLLVGAKILGAGGGGEVEWAKPLIDEAFENGWKFRIIDIAEIPREEMIAIVGAVGGGVEEEIKKKVDGLPRLRERPEISAENLLSNFLKRRPYALVPSEIGPGNIILPLYVAAATERCVVDGDCCGRAKPEIAISTTNVMKLPITPLAIATQFGDNMILTKTVDDFRAEDICRFMAIASGGLCGVARCPNKARDYEKALVRGSISESIRIGSEVRKALSRGGDPVSALIEASSGYRLFTGEVKFFERQERGGFMWGTVNLKGVGGDEAHTLKIWFKNEYLISWLDGEPFVTCPDTICIVDAEKGYGLSCWGDDFKSNRRVVVIGRQSHKIWRTEDGVRIFGPRHFGFDIQYKPIEDVVKKV from the coding sequence ATGAGAGTCTTAAGCGAACAGGATTTAGAAGATCTCTTAGTAGGTGCTAAGATCTTAGGAGCGGGGGGAGGAGGAGAAGTTGAATGGGCTAAACCTTTAATCGACGAGGCGTTCGAGAATGGATGGAAGTTTAGAATAATCGATATAGCTGAAATACCGAGAGAGGAGATGATTGCAATAGTCGGGGCTGTGGGAGGAGGCGTTGAGGAGGAGATTAAAAAGAAAGTAGATGGTTTACCAAGGCTGAGGGAAAGGCCTGAGATCTCGGCTGAAAACCTTCTCTCGAATTTTTTAAAGAGGAGGCCATACGCCCTCGTCCCAAGTGAGATAGGCCCTGGAAACATCATCCTGCCTCTATACGTGGCGGCTGCCACTGAAAGATGCGTAGTTGATGGAGACTGCTGTGGAAGAGCAAAGCCTGAGATAGCGATATCTACGACGAACGTAATGAAATTACCTATCACTCCGCTAGCAATCGCTACGCAATTCGGGGATAACATGATATTGACGAAGACAGTGGATGATTTCAGGGCTGAGGACATATGCAGGTTCATGGCCATAGCCTCCGGAGGGCTCTGCGGCGTAGCCAGATGTCCAAATAAAGCCAGGGATTATGAAAAAGCATTAGTGAGGGGGTCAATCTCCGAATCCATCAGGATAGGCAGCGAAGTGAGAAAGGCTTTAAGTAGGGGAGGAGATCCCGTGAGCGCCCTCATTGAAGCCTCTAGTGGATATAGGCTCTTTACGGGGGAAGTTAAGTTCTTCGAGAGACAGGAGAGAGGGGGGTTCATGTGGGGTACCGTCAACCTTAAAGGAGTAGGAGGCGATGAAGCCCATACCCTTAAAATATGGTTTAAAAATGAGTATCTAATAAGCTGGTTAGATGGTGAACCTTTCGTAACGTGCCCAGATACGATATGCATCGTGGATGCGGAGAAGGGTTACGGACTCTCATGCTGGGGGGACGATTTCAAATCTAATAGGCGTGTTGTAGTGATAGGGAGGCAAAGCCATAAGATATGGCGTACGGAAGACGGTGTAAGGATATTTGGACCCAGACATTTCGGATTCGATATACAATACAAGCCAATAGAGGATGTGGTCAAAAAGGTATGA
- a CDS encoding hydantoin racemase, translating into MNAKRIGVKIGIVRVVSIEDPNILNCHGRVLEEAIPGISTESRCIHDQPKGVYDERSKFEAAVKVVGLIKEFSRYVDVLIVSCTEDPGVKEAREVSRVPVIGAGRAAASLSLSYGDNIGVLGLGEEPSKPIRDVIGDRIKFYRGLNRGTTVDLFTPKGRSKALRAALEVCGNKVDCLLLGCTGFTTVGLYNELKYKVDLPVIDPVVASGLVALYEAKRSMRA; encoded by the coding sequence TTGAATGCAAAAAGGATTGGTGTTAAGATAGGGATAGTTAGAGTTGTCAGCATCGAAGATCCTAACATATTAAATTGTCACGGAAGAGTTTTAGAGGAGGCAATTCCTGGGATTTCTACAGAATCTAGATGTATCCATGACCAGCCTAAGGGAGTATATGATGAGAGATCTAAATTTGAGGCGGCTGTAAAAGTTGTCGGACTTATAAAGGAGTTTTCTAGGTATGTGGATGTCTTGATTGTGAGTTGCACTGAGGATCCTGGGGTCAAGGAGGCGCGAGAAGTATCTAGAGTCCCGGTCATAGGCGCGGGTAGAGCAGCGGCTTCGCTATCGCTCTCATATGGAGATAATATTGGAGTACTAGGCCTAGGAGAGGAGCCATCTAAACCCATCAGGGATGTCATTGGAGATCGAATTAAATTCTATAGAGGATTGAATAGGGGTACTACAGTAGATCTATTTACTCCTAAAGGCAGGAGTAAGGCCCTGAGAGCGGCGTTGGAAGTATGTGGGAATAAGGTGGACTGTCTCCTCTTAGGATGCACGGGTTTCACAACTGTAGGACTTTATAATGAACTAAAATATAAGGTTGATTTACCTGTTATAGATCCGGTTGTGGCTTCAGGATTAGTGGCCCTCTACGAGGCTAAAAGGAGCATGAGAGCATGA
- a CDS encoding extracellular solute-binding protein: MSEEKVSRRKYVKYAAAGVVVVAAAAGGGYYYTQTQRKPKIVRYLGDPFHFPEDAAVKWNTEHPLIQVEQTFVPFFALGQRQLADPTAWDIGSSGRHRQLITAGVLQKIPIEKVPRWELDKVLDIFNDPGKGLPLMQKNYPAQVDRFLSLLWYEPVKYFAAVPFFWNFDSCTYLPEFLPYEEKPNQTSFSYSELWNPEWKGRVGCQDEGLTTFAEATNELNAEGELPQVENPCNMNEEEVDRVFNYLLPIVKSGQIRTFWFDYGDIVNLLSTREVWLSSTWQPPSFDCRKAGTPAYYAALKNGPFLWYNCYYMSKYHNPDVTEECYEIMSWSISLWRSMLYTRQGYPTSACYWPDYKETMGDEFYGWFYLGQPTYKSIDDALKEDCWPNNPEFWNLEDRLKNAMFTHDVYFKNILEPYFKDGTTNPRSGSPHPKGNVRDLTSVDFKKKITRYFLSPELPDKNDYYVKKFEELKANLPT, from the coding sequence TTGAGCGAAGAAAAAGTGAGTAGGCGTAAGTATGTTAAATATGCTGCAGCTGGCGTGGTAGTGGTTGCAGCAGCAGCCGGAGGAGGATATTATTATACTCAGACCCAGAGGAAGCCCAAGATCGTTAGGTATCTTGGCGATCCTTTCCACTTCCCAGAGGATGCCGCGGTCAAGTGGAATACAGAGCATCCATTAATACAAGTGGAGCAGACGTTCGTACCATTCTTCGCATTAGGCCAGAGACAGCTCGCCGATCCAACCGCCTGGGATATCGGAAGTTCCGGAAGACATAGACAGCTGATCACAGCGGGAGTGCTTCAAAAGATACCCATTGAAAAAGTTCCGAGGTGGGAGTTAGATAAAGTCCTGGACATATTTAACGATCCGGGTAAAGGCCTACCTTTAATGCAGAAGAATTATCCGGCGCAAGTAGATAGATTCCTATCCCTCCTATGGTATGAGCCAGTGAAATACTTTGCAGCGGTACCCTTCTTCTGGAACTTCGACTCATGTACATATCTACCCGAGTTTCTACCCTATGAAGAAAAGCCGAATCAGACGAGCTTCTCATACTCTGAGCTTTGGAACCCTGAATGGAAAGGGAGGGTGGGATGCCAAGATGAGGGCTTAACGACATTCGCTGAGGCTACTAACGAGTTAAACGCTGAAGGAGAGTTGCCGCAGGTCGAGAATCCATGCAACATGAACGAGGAGGAGGTAGACAGGGTATTTAACTACCTCTTACCAATAGTCAAGAGTGGACAGATCAGGACCTTCTGGTTTGACTACGGCGACATAGTTAACTTACTCTCAACCAGAGAAGTCTGGCTTTCCAGCACGTGGCAGCCTCCAAGTTTCGACTGCAGGAAGGCTGGGACCCCCGCCTATTATGCGGCCCTGAAAAATGGGCCATTCCTATGGTACAACTGCTACTATATGTCGAAATACCACAACCCGGATGTAACCGAGGAGTGTTATGAGATAATGTCGTGGTCGATCTCCCTTTGGAGGTCCATGCTCTACACAAGGCAAGGTTATCCCACCTCTGCATGTTACTGGCCAGACTATAAGGAGACAATGGGCGACGAATTTTACGGCTGGTTCTACCTGGGGCAACCCACTTATAAGTCGATCGACGATGCCCTTAAGGAGGATTGTTGGCCCAACAACCCTGAATTCTGGAACCTAGAAGACCGGCTTAAAAACGCCATGTTCACCCATGATGTATACTTCAAAAACATCTTGGAGCCCTACTTCAAGGATGGAACAACCAATCCTAGAAGTGGATCACCCCATCCCAAAGGTAATGTCAGGGATCTCACATCGGTGGACTTCAAGAAGAAGATCACGAGATACTTCCTCTCCCCAGAGCTGCCCGACAAAAATGATTATTACGTTAAGAAGTTTGAAGAGTTAAAGGCTAACTTGCCGACTTAA
- a CDS encoding ABC transporter ATP-binding protein, with product MRNKIIEVRDLVKWYGNVLALNHVTFDVKEGDFYVIMGPSGCGKSTLVKIIAGILDYDGGELYIKGENMKNVPAYKRDISMMLESYACWPHMNVFDNVAFGLKMLGKPRSEIKSKVDEVLELVGLRGLEKRYPHELSGGQKQRTALARALAIEPAVLLLDEPFTRLDYRLQRKLMEDFKIIHDKLGTTFILTTHHQEHGLSLADEMMIMNTGVVEQIGTPQEIYNRPKTVFAARFVGAITLLPGKVTDQRGNEYIVNTEIGDFRAKASEEGLLNEKVAYAIRPEYIKFGSKAASQENKISASLLEYYYFGENVELIFEAGKNITVKVTVPQSDLGQVRIGEKYQLGWSGDDAILIRKPSVIEGLDVETVIYGK from the coding sequence ATGAGGAATAAGATAATCGAGGTAAGGGACCTGGTTAAATGGTATGGTAATGTACTGGCCTTAAACCACGTCACATTTGACGTTAAAGAAGGAGACTTCTACGTCATAATGGGGCCAAGCGGCTGTGGGAAGAGCACACTAGTGAAGATCATAGCCGGGATCTTAGACTACGACGGGGGAGAACTCTATATAAAAGGGGAAAATATGAAAAATGTGCCTGCCTATAAGAGGGATATATCCATGATGCTGGAATCTTACGCTTGTTGGCCCCACATGAACGTCTTTGATAACGTTGCCTTCGGCTTGAAAATGTTGGGAAAACCACGATCCGAGATTAAGAGCAAGGTTGATGAGGTTTTAGAATTAGTGGGGTTAAGAGGGCTCGAAAAAAGATATCCCCATGAACTTAGCGGGGGACAGAAGCAGAGGACGGCTTTGGCCAGGGCGCTGGCCATAGAGCCCGCTGTCCTGCTCTTAGACGAACCCTTCACAAGACTGGATTATAGGCTTCAAAGAAAGCTTATGGAAGATTTCAAAATAATCCATGATAAACTGGGGACAACTTTCATCCTTACAACGCACCACCAAGAACACGGTCTAAGTCTAGCGGATGAGATGATGATAATGAATACGGGTGTGGTAGAGCAGATAGGTACCCCCCAGGAGATCTATAATAGGCCCAAAACCGTATTTGCAGCGAGGTTCGTAGGCGCTATAACTCTCCTACCGGGTAAGGTAACCGACCAGAGGGGGAACGAATACATCGTGAACACCGAGATAGGAGATTTCAGAGCTAAAGCTTCAGAGGAAGGCCTTCTTAACGAGAAAGTAGCGTATGCTATTAGACCCGAGTATATCAAGTTTGGATCTAAAGCCGCTAGCCAGGAGAACAAGATATCTGCGAGCCTCTTAGAGTACTACTATTTCGGGGAGAACGTAGAGCTGATATTCGAAGCTGGGAAGAATATAACCGTGAAAGTAACGGTACCTCAGTCGGATCTAGGACAAGTTAGGATCGGCGAAAAATATCAGCTCGGATGGAGCGGAGATGACGCGATCCTCATAAGGAAGCCGAGTGTAATAGAGGGATTAGACGTGGAGACCGTCATCTATGGCAAGTAG
- a CDS encoding ABC transporter permease has translation MAKLTHYLMLLPGIVSYIIFLIAPLFVMVLMSFYTASGHLGFEPKLTLSNYIGFFTSPQAPIILYNTFGMAILTCIVTLIFAYPLAYFLTFTIESNKLRTYVISLLLVPFLIDWTIRSVTWIPVLGDEGIVNYILRSIGLVKEPIRFLYSRGALILIWFQSYLVFMMFPIQLALQRIDPDLIHAAMVSKAPPHRIQYDIIFKLAKPGIVCGIIFVFVNVIGDHITPGLWAGGLQVLGLSVATYATNFVWPYAAALSTILLVIALLILYILLKIVDIKKLIYE, from the coding sequence ATGGCTAAGCTTACTCACTACTTAATGCTGCTCCCAGGGATAGTCAGTTACATAATATTCCTGATAGCGCCCCTCTTCGTGATGGTGTTGATGAGCTTCTACACGGCTTCAGGTCATTTAGGATTCGAGCCTAAACTCACCTTAAGTAATTATATAGGCTTCTTTACGAGCCCCCAAGCCCCAATAATTCTTTATAACACGTTTGGAATGGCAATCTTGACTTGTATAGTCACATTAATCTTTGCATACCCCCTAGCCTATTTCCTAACTTTCACGATTGAGAGCAATAAGTTGAGGACATATGTGATCAGCCTGCTCCTAGTCCCGTTCCTGATCGATTGGACGATCAGATCTGTTACTTGGATCCCTGTTTTAGGCGATGAAGGCATAGTTAATTATATCCTAAGATCAATAGGCTTGGTTAAAGAGCCTATCCGCTTTCTATATTCTAGAGGGGCACTTATACTCATCTGGTTCCAGTCCTATCTGGTATTCATGATGTTCCCAATTCAGTTGGCGCTGCAGAGAATAGATCCAGACCTAATCCATGCAGCAATGGTGTCCAAGGCTCCTCCTCACAGGATCCAGTACGACATCATATTCAAACTAGCAAAGCCAGGAATAGTCTGCGGCATAATCTTCGTCTTTGTCAACGTAATAGGCGACCATATTACCCCTGGATTATGGGCAGGAGGCTTACAAGTTTTAGGTCTCTCCGTAGCAACATACGCCACAAATTTCGTGTGGCCCTACGCAGCAGCGCTATCCACAATTCTGCTGGTTATTGCTCTTTTAATACTCTATATCCTATTAAAGATAGTCGACATAAAAAAGCTGATTTATGAGTGA
- a CDS encoding ABC transporter permease subunit codes for MIFVIYLPIFMMILLSFKSSPKISFPIESFSLHWYVGEWKGYEYQAYMPIAHYPQLWKALKNSVLISSVSGVLTCLVVTSTALALRHRVIGRDILFYTVLLGFITPGVILGLGSLIFYKYIGLQLSFWSPVAVDVIFAVPFGLILMMARFDPNLMEYEQAASVSKASPINVFRYITLPLIKWEVLSAGILGFLLSWNELIRTQFVIKGLGTLSTFIKAELAANPLTARWFAAGTVVASVSFIGLIVLGYLLTRTE; via the coding sequence ATGATCTTCGTGATTTATCTACCGATATTTATGATGATACTTCTCTCCTTCAAATCCAGCCCAAAGATCAGCTTCCCCATAGAAAGCTTCTCACTACACTGGTACGTAGGTGAATGGAAAGGCTACGAATATCAGGCTTACATGCCTATAGCTCATTACCCCCAGCTCTGGAAAGCCCTAAAGAACTCCGTATTGATCTCATCCGTGTCCGGCGTACTAACCTGCCTGGTAGTGACTAGCACAGCCCTAGCCCTACGCCACAGAGTGATCGGTAGAGATATACTATTCTACACGGTACTACTAGGCTTTATCACCCCAGGCGTGATTCTGGGTTTAGGATCCCTAATCTTTTATAAATATATCGGGTTACAGCTCTCATTCTGGTCCCCAGTCGCCGTCGACGTGATCTTCGCCGTACCCTTTGGTTTGATTTTGATGATGGCCCGCTTTGACCCTAATTTAATGGAATATGAGCAGGCGGCCAGCGTATCCAAGGCCAGCCCCATAAACGTTTTCAGGTATATTACGTTGCCCCTTATCAAATGGGAAGTGCTCTCAGCAGGCATATTAGGGTTCCTCTTATCATGGAATGAACTCATAAGGACACAGTTCGTAATAAAGGGACTAGGGACTCTCTCAACATTTATAAAAGCTGAATTGGCAGCTAATCCATTAACCGCTAGATGGTTTGCAGCAGGGACTGTGGTGGCCTCTGTCTCATTTATAGGGCTGATAGTACTAGGGTACCTGCTCACCAGAACCGAGTAG
- a CDS encoding class I SAM-dependent methyltransferase family protein → MPRRSRLISKVAGRMLGVEHAKRLSKSMDVIGDIAILKSSGQEPVSHELGEELLREAPYLRVVLRQSSPVTGDFRVRGLEWLAGERRTVTYHREYGCIFKVDVAKVYFSPRLSNERKRVADMVGEGEKVLNMFAGVGCFSILIAKRLREVKVYSIDLNPEAVRLMSINTVLNRVRGKVISALGDSKAVAYNLFKGSIDRVLMPLPEKAVEYLNPALYALKPEGGVIHYQSFVHADKGEDPLKSALKELKENLRDVEFEVEDGRIIREVGPFRYQIALDMKIYRKPFS, encoded by the coding sequence TTGCCCAGAAGGAGCCGACTGATCTCCAAAGTTGCTGGTAGAATGTTAGGGGTGGAACATGCGAAGAGGTTATCTAAAAGCATGGACGTGATTGGAGATATCGCCATCCTCAAATCGTCCGGCCAAGAGCCTGTAAGCCACGAGTTAGGGGAGGAGCTTTTAAGGGAGGCCCCCTATCTTAGGGTGGTTTTAAGGCAGTCCTCACCAGTTACAGGTGACTTCCGTGTCAGAGGCCTGGAGTGGCTGGCTGGAGAGAGGAGGACCGTCACCTACCATAGGGAGTATGGATGCATCTTCAAGGTGGATGTGGCGAAGGTTTACTTCTCGCCTAGATTAAGTAATGAGCGGAAGCGGGTCGCCGACATGGTTGGTGAGGGAGAAAAAGTTTTAAACATGTTCGCGGGGGTTGGATGCTTCTCTATCCTGATCGCTAAAAGATTAAGGGAGGTGAAGGTCTACTCCATCGACTTGAACCCTGAGGCCGTCCGTCTAATGTCGATAAATACCGTACTGAATAGGGTCCGGGGGAAAGTGATCTCCGCGCTCGGGGACTCCAAGGCGGTGGCCTATAACCTGTTTAAAGGAAGCATTGACCGGGTCTTAATGCCCCTGCCCGAGAAGGCCGTGGAATACCTTAACCCGGCCCTCTACGCCCTCAAACCTGAAGGGGGAGTCATCCATTACCAAAGCTTCGTACACGCCGACAAAGGGGAGGATCCTCTGAAAAGCGCTTTAAAGGAATTGAAAGAAAACCTTAGAGATGTGGAATTTGAAGTTGAAGATGGACGCATAATAAGGGAAGTGGGACCGTTCAGATACCAGATAGCTCTCGACATGAAAATTTATAGAAAACCGTTTTCATAG